The Nitrospira sp. genomic interval GGATAGCGATGCTGGCCCGGATGCGTGAGTAATCTTTCCGTTCGACGAACTCCTGAAGAGTCGTTTCGGGCATGCGCACTCCTCCACACACTATGGTTGGCTTCGGGTGCCGTCAGTTGAGACAGCACCCGAAGACGATCGGACAATGCTGCTTACTTAATCTCGATCTTGGCGCCGCTCTCTTCGAGCTTCTTCTTCATCGTGTCGGACTCTTCCTTGGTCGCGCCGGTCTTCACGGGCTTCGGTGCGCCTTCCACGAGATCCTTCGCTTCCTTCAGGCCAAGGCTCGTCAATTCACGCACCACCTTGATGACCTGGATCTTCTTTTCGGCAGGAGCCGACACGAGGATCACGTCGAATGCGGTCTTCTCTTCGGCGGCAGCAGCCGCGCCGGCAGCCGGGGCTGCAGCCATGGCGACAGGCGCCGCGGCGGTGACGCCAAAGCGGGTCTCCAAACCCTTCACCAACTCCGCCAAGTCGAGCACGCTCATGCCCTCAATGGCCTTGATCAATTCTTCCTGCGAAAATTTTGTAGTGGTAGCTGACATGTCTCCCTCCCCTTTCTTTTTGTCCTGAATGGCTGCAACAACTCGCACAAATTTTGACAACACTGCGCTCAATGTATAGACCACGCCGCGTATCGGCCCTTGCATGGCCGATAACAACATAGCAATGAGCACTTCCTTCTTGGGAAGCTTGGCAATGGCTGCGAGATCCGCCGCCTGCACGATCTTCCCTTCCAACACTCCGACTGTGACCTTGATCTTTTCGTCGCGCTTCTCCGCCCCGATCCAATCGCGCAAGATCTTGGCAGGCAAGACGGGATCGTCATAGCCGATCACCATCCCCGTCGGGCCCTTCAGATGAGCCTTGAGACCGGCCAAGCCTGTCCCCTCAGAAGCCCGAATCGCGAGGGTATTCTTCATGATCCGGTACTCGGCCTTCACCCCGCGCAATTGCTTGCGCAGCTCGGTGACCTGATTCACCGGAAGACCGACGGATTCGGTCAA includes:
- the rplL gene encoding 50S ribosomal protein L7/L12 encodes the protein MSATTTKFSQEELIKAIEGMSVLDLAELVKGLETRFGVTAAAPVAMAAAPAAGAAAAAEEKTAFDVILVSAPAEKKIQVIKVVRELTSLGLKEAKDLVEGAPKPVKTGATKEESDTMKKKLEESGAKIEIK